From Rhodanobacteraceae bacterium, the proteins below share one genomic window:
- a CDS encoding L-lactate dehydrogenase → MAPMTCIEDLRQMYLKRVPRMFVDYCESGSWTEATLCRNLEDFARIPLHQRVAVGVEGGTTTTTMLGQEVALPVALAPVGLCGMQHADGEMLAAKAALDFGVPFTLSTMSVCSIEDVAAFVKRPFWFQLYVMRDHCFIESLIDRAKAAGCSALVLTLDLQVMGQRHRDIKNGLSTPPKPTLKNLANLALHPHWCLGMARTRRHQFGNIVGHVEGVSDMSSLSAWTAEQFDRGLNWNDVEWIKNRWGGKLILKGVLDPDDARRAVDCGADAIVVSNHGGRQLDGAPSSISVLPEIASRIGNACEIWMDGGVRSGQDVLKAIALGARAVMIGRAFVYGLGALGEAGVTTVLELIRRELDLTMVLCGVRTIAEIDRRVLHKPDL, encoded by the coding sequence ATGGCGCCGATGACCTGCATCGAAGACCTGCGGCAGATGTACCTGAAGCGCGTGCCGCGGATGTTCGTGGACTACTGCGAATCGGGTTCGTGGACCGAGGCCACGTTGTGCAGGAATCTCGAAGACTTCGCGCGCATCCCGTTGCACCAGCGCGTCGCGGTGGGCGTCGAGGGCGGCACCACGACCACGACGATGCTGGGCCAGGAAGTCGCGCTGCCGGTGGCGCTGGCGCCGGTAGGCTTGTGCGGCATGCAGCACGCCGACGGCGAAATGCTGGCGGCGAAAGCGGCGCTGGATTTCGGCGTGCCGTTCACGCTCTCGACCATGAGCGTGTGTTCGATCGAGGATGTGGCCGCGTTCGTCAAGCGTCCGTTCTGGTTCCAGCTGTACGTGATGCGCGACCACTGTTTCATCGAAAGCCTGATCGACCGCGCGAAAGCCGCTGGCTGTTCCGCGCTGGTGCTGACGCTGGACCTGCAGGTGATGGGCCAGCGCCATCGCGACATCAAGAATGGTCTGTCCACGCCGCCCAAGCCGACGTTGAAGAACCTCGCGAATCTCGCGCTGCATCCGCACTGGTGCCTCGGGATGGCACGCACGCGGCGCCACCAGTTCGGCAACATCGTGGGTCACGTCGAAGGCGTCAGTGACATGTCTTCGCTTTCGGCGTGGACGGCCGAACAATTCGATCGCGGCTTGAACTGGAACGACGTCGAATGGATCAAGAACCGCTGGGGCGGCAAGCTGATCCTGAAGGGCGTGCTCGATCCGGACGACGCGCGCCGCGCGGTGGATTGCGGCGCCGACGCGATTGTGGTGTCCAACCATGGCGGGCGCCAGCTCGACGGCGCGCCGTCCTCGATCAGCGTGCTGCCGGAAATCGCGTCACGCATCGGCAACGCGTGTGAAATCTGGATGGACGGTGGCGTGCGCTCGGGTCAGGACGTGCTGAAGGCGATCGCCTTGGGTGCGCGCGCGGTGATGATCGGCCGCGCGTTCGTGTACGGGCTCGGCGCGCTGGGCGAGGCCGGTGTCACCACCGTGCTGGAACTGATCCGGCGCGAACTCGATTTGACGATGGTGTTGTGCGGCGTGCGCACGATCGCGGAAATCGACCGGCGCGTGTTGCACAAACCCGATCTGTAG
- a CDS encoding lipid A biosynthesis lauroyl acyltransferase, protein MKWYVRLTWWTLRTLGVLPLPLLYAIGTALGRPLWWRKRARERVHTDVNMRIVHPELDNDTRNAVVRKCLVETGHAVTEMAAVWGRSARRALELVREVDGLEHFDAALRSGRGLIVAAPHLGCWELLNYWLCARTPIAILYAPPRNPAWEALLVRARGDLHPEQVRAEGAGVRTLYKRLAAGGVVGILPDQQPKRGEGQFAPFFGLDANTMVLLPRIAHRTGATVLFAFAERLAAGAGFRIRVLPAPDGIADPDLRVACTALNRGVEQCVNLAFPQYQWTYKRWAERPDPYAHDPYWLARNGRISEWRR, encoded by the coding sequence GTGAAGTGGTACGTGCGCTTGACCTGGTGGACGCTGCGCACGTTGGGCGTGCTGCCGTTGCCGCTGTTGTACGCGATCGGAACGGCGCTGGGCCGGCCGCTGTGGTGGCGCAAGCGTGCGCGCGAGCGCGTGCACACCGATGTGAACATGCGGATCGTGCATCCCGAACTCGATAACGACACACGCAATGCCGTGGTGCGCAAATGCCTGGTCGAAACGGGTCACGCCGTCACCGAAATGGCGGCGGTCTGGGGCCGCAGCGCGCGGCGCGCGCTGGAACTCGTCCGCGAAGTGGATGGCCTCGAACATTTCGATGCCGCGCTTCGATCGGGGCGCGGATTGATCGTCGCCGCGCCGCATCTCGGTTGCTGGGAGTTGTTGAACTACTGGTTGTGTGCGCGCACGCCCATCGCGATCCTGTACGCGCCGCCGCGCAATCCCGCGTGGGAAGCGCTGCTGGTGCGCGCGCGCGGCGACTTGCATCCCGAGCAGGTGCGCGCCGAGGGCGCGGGCGTGCGCACGCTGTACAAGCGCCTCGCCGCGGGCGGCGTGGTCGGGATTCTCCCGGATCAGCAACCCAAGCGTGGCGAAGGCCAGTTCGCGCCGTTCTTCGGGCTGGACGCCAATACGATGGTGCTGCTGCCGCGCATCGCGCATCGCACCGGCGCGACGGTGTTGTTCGCGTTCGCGGAACGCTTGGCCGCCGGCGCGGGTTTTCGCATCCGCGTACTGCCGGCGCCCGATGGCATCGCCGATCCCGATCTACGCGTGGCCTGCACCGCGCTCAATCGCGGCGTCGAGCAGTGCGTGAATCTTGCGTTTCCGCAATACCAGTGGACCTACAAGCGCTGGGCCGAGCGGCCCGATCCGTACGCGCACGATCCGTATTGGCTGGCGCGCAACGGGAGGATCAGCGAATGGCGCCGATGA
- a CDS encoding D-aminoacyl-tRNA deacylase, protein MIALLQRVSEAQIFVDDETVGAIDAGLLVLVAVEPGDGEAQALRMCERLLGYRVFSDDAGRMNLSLADTGGGLLLVPQFTLAADTRKGMRPSFTTAASPEEGRRWFDRLVDLARAAHPRVATGRFGAHMQVRLVNDGPVTFLLRVA, encoded by the coding sequence GTGATCGCCCTCCTCCAACGCGTCTCCGAAGCGCAGATCTTCGTCGACGACGAAACCGTCGGCGCGATCGATGCCGGTTTGCTGGTGCTGGTCGCGGTCGAGCCGGGCGACGGCGAGGCGCAGGCGCTGAGGATGTGCGAGCGGCTGTTGGGCTACCGGGTGTTTTCGGACGATGCCGGACGGATGAACCTTTCGCTCGCCGACACCGGCGGCGGCCTGCTGCTGGTGCCGCAATTCACCTTGGCCGCCGACACCCGCAAGGGCATGCGGCCGAGCTTCACCACCGCCGCGTCGCCCGAAGAAGGGCGGCGCTGGTTCGATCGGCTGGTGGACCTCGCCCGCGCCGCGCACCCGAGGGTTGCAACCGGCCGCTTCGGCGCCCATATGCAGGTGCGGCTGGTCAATGACGGGCCTGTGACCTTCCTGTTGCGGGTCGCTTGA
- a CDS encoding lipid A biosynthesis lauroyl acyltransferase — MKASIADSADAIPSLRSPAPPLGYTPAMHWYTKLAYGLMWLAARLPMRVFRAFGAGLGALFWAGNSRKRRVVEANLALVRRDLDDAARRRLARACVRECGISLVEVFGIWTNPRRTLADVREVRGQELFDAALAAKRGLILCAPHLGSWEVANYWIGARTPFATFYTQPRYPQAEALLRKLREGGASIQFPIDDSGVRRVFRHLREGGVVSIMPDHVPRAGSVVASFFGVPALTMTLLPRLAQRTGARVLMLFVERTPQGFRVHFREPPPALLDDDPLIACTAMNAAIEACVRDAFTQYQWNYKRFKAREGSGLTDDAYIATGVRT; from the coding sequence ATGAAAGCGAGCATAGCCGACAGCGCCGATGCAATCCCCAGCCTCCGATCCCCAGCCCCGCCTCTTGGTTACACTCCCGCGATGCACTGGTACACGAAACTTGCCTACGGCCTGATGTGGCTCGCCGCGCGCCTGCCGATGCGCGTGTTTCGCGCGTTCGGCGCCGGTCTTGGCGCGCTGTTCTGGGCCGGCAACAGCCGCAAGCGGCGCGTGGTCGAAGCCAACCTGGCGCTGGTGCGGCGCGATCTGGACGACGCGGCACGCCGCAGGCTCGCGCGCGCCTGCGTGCGCGAATGCGGCATCTCGCTGGTCGAAGTGTTCGGCATCTGGACCAATCCGCGCCGCACGCTGGCCGACGTGCGCGAGGTGCGCGGGCAAGAACTGTTCGATGCGGCGCTTGCCGCCAAGCGCGGGCTGATCCTGTGCGCACCGCACCTCGGCAGCTGGGAAGTTGCCAACTACTGGATCGGTGCGCGCACGCCGTTCGCGACGTTCTACACGCAGCCGCGCTACCCGCAGGCCGAAGCGCTGCTGCGGAAGTTGCGCGAAGGCGGCGCGAGCATCCAGTTTCCGATCGACGATTCCGGCGTGCGCCGCGTGTTCCGGCACCTGCGCGAAGGCGGCGTGGTCTCGATCATGCCCGACCACGTGCCGCGCGCGGGCAGCGTGGTCGCGTCGTTCTTCGGCGTGCCTGCGCTCACCATGACCCTGCTGCCGCGCCTCGCGCAGCGCACCGGCGCGCGCGTGCTGATGCTGTTCGTCGAGCGTACGCCGCAAGGATTCCGGGTGCACTTCCGCGAGCCGCCGCCGGCACTGCTCGATGACGATCCATTGATTGCGTGCACGGCGATGAACGCAGCGATCGAAGCCTGCGTGCGCGATGCGTTCACCCAATACCAGTGGAACTACAAACGCTTCAAGGCGCGCGAAGGCAGCGGCCTGACCGACGACGCCTACATCGCGACGGGCGTGCGCACGTGA